The Caviibacter abscessus genome window below encodes:
- a CDS encoding glycogen synthase, which yields MNIVYLASEAQPFIKTGGLGDVIYALPKKMSLLGHNITVILPKYDIIKFENINKLEYIDSIDMQGEIYNLLRYDNENITYLFIENRTLYERGHIYGDLDEDVQYANFCEIVLRFIKKLNLKIDIIHCNDWQTGPIAYFIKNRYKHESLFSNIKIVYTIHNLKYQGKFNNYSFEKLGYEYDSYNINFMEIGMSHADIVNTVSPTYANEIKYPYFSEGLEWLTNSIDIYGILNGIDYDLYNPKSTVGIIPINDNIIEYKLENRKKLLRFFDLVDNNEMIISVVSRLVEGKGLDLIISRIEEIIKTINVKFIILGTGSRYYEEFFNHLAIKYPEKFKIYIGCNEKLANLIYAGSDLFLMPSRYEPCGLSQMIAMRFGTIPLVRETGGLKDTVTAYNRITKEGNGFSFTNFNADDMAYVIKYANQVFEEDKITWLNLIKKNMKLDLSWEKSAKEYEKLYLKAINM from the coding sequence ATGAACATTGTTTACTTAGCATCTGAAGCTCAGCCCTTTATAAAAACAGGTGGACTTGGTGATGTTATTTACGCATTACCTAAAAAAATGTCACTATTAGGACATAATATTACTGTCATATTACCTAAATACGATATCATAAAATTTGAGAATATAAATAAACTGGAATACATTGACTCAATTGATATGCAAGGTGAAATTTATAATTTATTAAGATATGATAATGAAAATATAACTTATTTGTTCATTGAAAATAGAACTTTATATGAAAGAGGACATATATACGGTGACTTAGACGAAGATGTACAATATGCTAACTTTTGTGAAATAGTTTTAAGATTTATAAAAAAATTAAATTTAAAAATAGATATTATACATTGCAATGATTGGCAAACAGGACCAATTGCGTATTTTATAAAAAATAGATACAAACATGAAAGTCTCTTTTCTAATATAAAAATTGTATACACTATACATAATTTAAAATATCAAGGAAAATTCAATAATTATTCATTTGAAAAACTAGGTTATGAATATGACTCATATAATATTAATTTTATGGAAATTGGTATGAGTCATGCTGATATTGTAAATACAGTAAGTCCAACTTATGCGAATGAAATTAAATACCCTTATTTTTCAGAAGGTCTTGAATGGCTAACAAATAGTATAGATATTTATGGAATTTTAAATGGTATTGATTATGATTTATACAATCCTAAATCAACTGTTGGAATTATTCCTATTAATGATAATATAATTGAATATAAATTGGAAAATAGAAAAAAATTATTAAGATTTTTTGATTTAGTTGATAATAATGAAATGATTATATCTGTGGTAAGTAGACTTGTTGAAGGTAAGGGTCTTGATTTAATTATATCAAGAATAGAGGAAATAATAAAAACCATAAATGTAAAATTTATAATACTTGGAACTGGTTCAAGATACTATGAAGAATTTTTCAATCATCTTGCCATAAAATATCCAGAAAAATTTAAAATATATATAGGTTGCAATGAAAAATTAGCTAATTTAATATATGCCGGTTCAGATTTATTTTTAATGCCGTCAAGATATGAACCGTGCGGCTTGTCTCAAATGATAGCAATGAGATTTGGAACTATACCACTTGTTAGAGAAACAGGTGGACTAAAAGATACAGTTACTGCATATAATCGTATAACAAAAGAAGGTAACGGATTTAGTTTTACAAATTTTAATGCGGATGATATGGCATATGTCATTAAATATGCAAATCAAGTTTTTGAAGAAGATAAAATAACTTGGTTAAATTTAATAAAGAAAAATATGAAATTAGATTTATCGTGGGAAAAATCAGCAAAAGAATATGAAAAATTATATTTAAAAGCTATAAACATGTAA
- a CDS encoding ComEC/Rec2 family competence protein — MKKYITFLIIYLIYIFFTTYKGEVIYTKSVYIDSNLVYVNKINNKFLFKPLVESNKYGIESSGNFTLYFNNEELIYVKESKLNIFRNYIRNRINKKLNFKLNKISKSIILNEKSHLNKKIYKNLGLNHLISISGLHISIIYMLLSNFLYFSNKKIKIIIILLILALYTAILGFNIPILRAYFMIFCISISKLLNKKISSKDSYFISMVLILLINPLQIFHLSFALSYLPLFVIIFIKEKNIIIKSIYIQIILFPINLYFFKCIYLFSFILNLIFIPIYSILLQLIFICIIFPIQFLNFITVRYYITIEIILTYLSKFKIFCIKFENSSILILVILYMLIFYCIKKFQMI, encoded by the coding sequence ATGAAAAAATATATAACTTTTTTGATTATATATCTAATATATATTTTCTTTACTACATATAAAGGAGAAGTCATATATACAAAGAGTGTATATATTGATAGTAATCTAGTATATGTCAATAAAATTAATAATAAATTTTTGTTTAAACCTTTAGTTGAATCAAATAAATACGGAATAGAGAGTAGTGGTAATTTTACTCTCTATTTCAATAATGAAGAATTAATATATGTAAAAGAAAGTAAATTAAATATTTTTAGAAACTATATAAGAAATAGAATTAATAAAAAATTAAATTTCAAATTAAATAAAATATCAAAATCAATTATTTTAAATGAAAAATCACATTTAAATAAAAAAATATATAAAAATTTAGGGCTAAATCATTTGATAAGCATATCTGGTTTACACATTTCAATAATATATATGTTACTTTCAAACTTTCTATATTTTAGCAATAAAAAAATAAAAATTATAATAATCTTATTAATTTTAGCTTTATATACAGCAATTTTAGGATTTAATATACCTATTTTAAGAGCATATTTTATGATTTTTTGCATTTCAATATCAAAATTACTAAATAAAAAAATTTCTAGTAAAGATTCTTATTTTATATCAATGGTTTTAATATTATTAATTAATCCACTTCAAATTTTTCACTTATCATTTGCTTTAAGTTATTTACCTTTATTTGTAATTATTTTTATAAAAGAAAAAAATATTATAATTAAAAGTATATACATTCAAATAATTTTATTTCCAATAAATTTATATTTTTTCAAATGTATATATCTTTTTTCATTTATATTAAATCTCATATTTATACCTATATACAGCATATTACTTCAATTGATATTTATATGCATTATCTTTCCAATTCAATTTTTGAATTTTATAACCGTAAGATATTACATTACAATTGAAATAATATTGACTTATTTATCAAAATTTAAAATATTTTGTATAAAATTCGAAAACAGCAGTATACTAATTTTAGTTATTTTATACATGCTAATATTTTATTGCATAAAAAAATTTCAGATGATATAA
- the nifJ gene encoding pyruvate:ferredoxin (flavodoxin) oxidoreductase produces MDGNQAAAYIAYALTEVAAIYPITPSSSMSEYIDEWASQGKKNIFGQTVRLIEMQSEAGAAGTVHGSLQAGALTTTFTASQGLLLKIPNMFKISGELLPGVIHVASRSISTHALSIFCDHQDIYSARMTGFAILSSNNVQAVMDLAPIAHLSAIKGRVPFLHFFDGFRTSHEIQKIEEIDYKDIEKLIDKKALKKFRDNALNPEHPVTRGTSQTEDIFFQVRESQNRFYDAIPDIVNSYMQKISKITKREYKPFTYYGDENATKIIIAMGSVTDTISQVVDYLNEQGEKVGLITVHLYRPFSFKYLFNVVPKTVKAIAVLDRTKEPGSSQPLYLDIRDAFYNSNLRPIIVGGRYGLSSKDTTPAQILSVFNNLSLKEPKNDFTIGIIDDVTYKSLAVASELDLSKNELECIFYGMGSDGTVSANKNTIKIIGDKTDNYIQGFFSYDSKKAGGLTRSYLRISKNQIKSPYLIQKPNFVACSTFSYLTKYDMLENMKDNGIFLLNTMYDKETIINKLPDNFKKQLAKKNIRLFIINATKLSYELKLGNRTNTILQSAFFKLTNIIDYKEAKNFMKEYALKTYSKKGMDIVEKNYNAIDAGDRIEEVIVDKNWENIETFFKEMKLSTFMQKISNPINSLKGYDIPVSAFVGHEDGTFEHGSAALEKRSIATMVPRWRPQECIQCNQCAFVCPHATIRPFLIDDEEYKNAPNILQTIKPIGKGMENLRYIIQVSPEDCTGCTACVDICPAKNKALVMVPIEEEIERKEDENARYLYEKVSYKDNYLPKTTVKGSQFAKPLFEFSGACAGCGETPYIKLLTQLYGERMIIANATGCSSIYGGSVPSTVYTTNSCGQGPAWSSSLFEDNAEYGYGLYEASETLRKKVISLMKDAINNDNIDLTLKEKFNLFIENEDENLKNEIVAYIEKLEDKEIILNKIYELRQYMLKKSVWIIGGDGWAYDIGYGGLDHVLSTGADVNVLVLDTEVYSNTGGQASKATPTAAIAKFSASGKRTTKKDLASLMMTYQNIYIARVAMGANQNQTIRAFKEAQEFKGPSLIIAYSPCIEHGIKGGLMSQTEEKLATEVGYWPLIRFNPDLIEKGKNPLQIDFKKPDWDKYEDFLMNENRFVRLKNEFPDEAERLLKLNKQSAMQIFNYYEKLASLDYSKE; encoded by the coding sequence ATGGATGGTAATCAAGCTGCGGCATATATTGCATATGCTTTGACTGAAGTAGCAGCTATTTATCCTATAACTCCTTCATCATCAATGTCTGAATACATTGATGAATGGGCTTCGCAAGGTAAAAAAAATATTTTTGGTCAAACAGTTAGACTAATTGAAATGCAATCGGAAGCTGGTGCAGCAGGTACAGTTCACGGTTCGCTTCAAGCTGGTGCTTTGACAACAACTTTTACCGCATCGCAAGGATTGCTACTTAAAATTCCAAATATGTTTAAAATTTCAGGTGAGTTATTACCAGGTGTAATACATGTTGCATCAAGAAGTATATCAACTCACGCACTTTCCATTTTTTGCGATCATCAAGATATTTATAGTGCCCGAATGACAGGTTTTGCAATCTTATCCAGTAATAATGTGCAAGCTGTAATGGATTTAGCACCAATAGCACATCTTAGTGCAATAAAAGGTAGAGTTCCATTTCTACATTTTTTTGATGGATTTAGAACTTCACATGAAATACAAAAAATAGAAGAAATTGATTATAAAGATATTGAAAAACTTATTGATAAAAAAGCTTTAAAAAAATTTAGAGACAATGCACTTAACCCTGAGCATCCTGTAACAAGAGGAACATCACAAACAGAAGATATCTTTTTTCAAGTAAGAGAATCACAAAATAGATTTTATGATGCAATTCCTGATATCGTAAATAGCTACATGCAAAAAATATCAAAAATAACTAAAAGGGAATATAAACCATTTACATATTATGGTGATGAAAATGCAACTAAAATAATAATTGCAATGGGTAGTGTTACAGATACAATAAGTCAGGTAGTTGATTATTTAAATGAACAAGGTGAAAAAGTTGGGCTTATTACAGTTCACCTTTATAGACCTTTTTCTTTTAAATATTTATTTAATGTAGTACCAAAAACTGTAAAAGCAATTGCCGTTTTAGATAGAACAAAAGAACCTGGAAGTTCTCAACCATTATACTTAGATATACGTGATGCGTTTTACAACTCAAATTTAAGACCTATAATTGTAGGAGGTAGATACGGTCTTTCATCAAAAGATACAACACCTGCACAAATATTATCGGTTTTTAACAATTTAAGTCTTAAAGAACCTAAAAATGATTTTACAATAGGTATAATAGATGATGTTACTTATAAATCATTAGCTGTTGCTTCTGAATTAGACTTAAGTAAAAACGAGTTAGAATGTATATTTTACGGTATGGGTTCTGATGGAACAGTAAGTGCAAATAAAAATACTATAAAAATAATTGGAGATAAAACCGATAATTATATTCAAGGCTTTTTTTCATATGATTCAAAAAAAGCAGGTGGACTTACCAGGTCTTATCTTAGAATTAGTAAAAATCAAATAAAGTCACCTTATCTTATACAAAAACCAAATTTTGTTGCTTGCTCAACATTTTCATATTTAACTAAATACGATATGCTCGAAAATATGAAAGACAATGGTATTTTTTTATTAAATACTATGTATGACAAAGAAACAATAATAAATAAATTGCCAGATAATTTTAAAAAGCAATTAGCTAAAAAAAATATAAGGTTATTTATAATAAATGCAACAAAATTATCGTATGAACTTAAACTTGGAAATAGAACAAATACTATATTACAATCAGCTTTTTTTAAATTAACGAATATTATTGATTATAAAGAAGCTAAAAATTTCATGAAAGAGTATGCGTTAAAAACATATTCAAAAAAAGGTATGGATATAGTTGAAAAAAACTATAATGCCATTGATGCCGGAGATAGAATTGAAGAGGTTATTGTAGATAAAAATTGGGAAAATATCGAAACATTTTTTAAAGAAATGAAGTTAAGTACATTTATGCAAAAAATATCAAATCCAATCAATTCATTGAAAGGTTATGATATACCTGTATCTGCATTCGTAGGTCATGAAGACGGTACTTTTGAGCATGGATCAGCTGCACTTGAAAAAAGAAGTATTGCAACTATGGTTCCAAGATGGCGTCCCCAAGAGTGTATACAATGTAATCAGTGTGCTTTTGTATGTCCACATGCAACAATAAGACCTTTTTTAATTGACGATGAAGAGTATAAAAATGCTCCAAATATATTGCAGACTATCAAACCTATAGGTAAAGGCATGGAAAACTTGAGATACATTATACAAGTGTCTCCGGAAGACTGTACAGGATGTACAGCTTGTGTTGATATATGTCCTGCAAAAAATAAAGCTTTAGTAATGGTTCCAATTGAAGAAGAAATTGAAAGAAAAGAAGATGAAAATGCAAGATATTTATATGAAAAAGTAAGCTATAAAGATAATTACTTACCAAAAACAACAGTAAAAGGTTCTCAATTTGCAAAACCACTATTTGAATTTTCAGGTGCTTGTGCAGGTTGTGGTGAAACTCCATATATTAAATTACTTACACAATTATATGGTGAAAGAATGATAATAGCAAATGCAACAGGCTGTTCTTCAATATATGGAGGCTCGGTTCCATCAACAGTTTATACAACTAATTCTTGTGGTCAAGGTCCTGCTTGGTCTTCTTCACTATTTGAAGATAATGCAGAATATGGATATGGGTTATATGAAGCATCTGAAACATTAAGAAAAAAAGTTATTTCACTAATGAAAGATGCAATTAATAATGACAATATTGATTTAACCTTAAAAGAAAAATTTAACTTATTTATTGAAAATGAAGATGAAAATTTGAAAAATGAAATTGTAGCTTATATTGAAAAATTAGAAGATAAGGAAATAATTTTAAATAAAATTTATGAGTTGCGACAATATATGTTAAAAAAATCAGTCTGGATAATTGGTGGAGATGGTTGGGCATACGATATAGGGTATGGAGGACTAGATCATGTTTTATCTACAGGAGCTGATGTAAATGTTTTAGTATTAGATACAGAAGTATATTCAAATACTGGAGGACAAGCATCTAAAGCTACACCTACAGCAGCTATTGCAAAATTTTCAGCATCTGGTAAAAGAACAACTAAAAAAGATTTGGCATCTCTTATGATGACATACCAAAATATATATATTGCAAGAGTAGCAATGGGAGCAAATCAAAATCAAACGATACGTGCATTTAAAGAAGCTCAAGAATTTAAAGGACCATCACTTATAATAGCTTATTCACCTTGTATAGAACACGGAATAAAAGGTGGTCTTATGAGTCAAACAGAAGAAAAATTAGCAACTGAAGTAGGATATTGGCCTTTAATCAGATTTAATCCTGATTTAATTGAAAAAGGGAAAAATCCTTTACAAATTGACTTTAAAAAACCAGATTGGGATAAATATGAAGATTTTTTAATGAATGAAAACAGATTTGTACGTTTAAAAAATGAATTTCCTGACGAAGCAGAGAGATTATTAAAATTAAACAAGCAATCCGCTATGCAAATATTTAATTATTACGAGAAACTAGCATCACTTGATTATTCAAAGGAATAA
- a CDS encoding TMEM164-related integral membrane acyltransferase encodes MLHKFNYFEPLHIQSFIFYLILTIVIISVPFIIRTDYKGYYTRFLGYFLLFAKIFDIWYRIFIEQEKWFYTIPLNLCNISLIISGLFFIKRSNHLFNLVYFWFTGAILAVILPGIEYYHTRFYVHVFMGTHFLEIMTVIYGFIHLDVRITKNGLKWAILGYIGMCITGLLINNILGTNFMFVNDYIISAVSFIRPFWIYVIILISLFVLSMILTYLPFLHIDNEEIEEKSIN; translated from the coding sequence ATGCTTCATAAATTTAATTATTTTGAACCACTACATATACAGTCATTTATATTTTACCTTATATTAACAATCGTAATTATATCTGTTCCTTTTATTATAAGAACAGATTATAAGGGGTATTACACAAGATTTTTAGGCTATTTTTTATTATTTGCTAAAATTTTTGATATATGGTATAGAATATTTATAGAACAAGAAAAATGGTTTTATACAATACCACTTAATTTATGTAATATATCTCTTATTATATCAGGTTTATTCTTTATTAAGCGAAGTAATCATTTGTTTAATTTAGTTTATTTCTGGTTTACAGGAGCAATACTAGCTGTAATATTACCAGGAATTGAATATTACCATACAAGATTTTATGTACATGTATTTATGGGTACACATTTTCTTGAAATAATGACTGTAATATATGGATTTATTCATCTTGATGTTAGAATTACAAAAAATGGATTAAAATGGGCAATATTGGGATATATCGGTATGTGTATAACAGGTTTATTAATTAATAATATTTTAGGCACAAATTTTATGTTTGTAAATGATTATATTATTTCAGCAGTAAGTTTTATTAGACCTTTTTGGATATATGTAATAATATTGATCTCACTATTTGTTTTATCAATGATACTTACATATTTACCGTTTTTACACATTGACAATGAAGAAATTGAAGAAAAGAGTATAAATTAA
- the murJ gene encoding murein biosynthesis integral membrane protein MurJ, translating into MFKSSFIVMGINTLSRILGLIREILIANLYGLTGATDAYFASSRISNFFTTLLGEGSLGTVFIPLYTEKKEKLGVDKANEFVYSIITLVFNFTVCISLLTIIFSRPILKYIIGFHNDSRMETANILLKIMASYLIFIALSGVLASFLNNYKKFFISTLTGVVFNLTIIIGTILSKFKGGIYTLAISFLISGILQFVIQVPSFIKIIKNVKLKIDFNDIYVKNFFKLMIPTLIGIFGYQINEIVDTNFASSLKIGTISAINYASRLYLLPVGIFAISLSVVIFPQLSSAVVKKNKKAELLLFTRGLNLLTFLIIPSVIGLFFYSKDIITLIFGSGKLGKEGIQITTEILKCYALGLVFFSTNHLLTRTHYVHKNRKLPVIASFVAIGLNILLDYLLYKKYTHIGLTLATSISAMLNYLILLTSIKIKYVDYNILKYLFFIVKSLIASFVCLFVSSYFSNIIIKLLVFSTVYFILWSYPLYKKKINIFD; encoded by the coding sequence ATGTTTAAGTCAAGTTTCATAGTTATGGGTATAAATACACTAAGTAGAATACTTGGTCTAATTCGTGAAATTTTAATTGCTAATCTTTATGGACTAACTGGAGCAACTGATGCATATTTTGCAAGTTCCAGAATTTCTAATTTTTTTACAACTTTATTAGGAGAAGGCTCTTTAGGAACAGTATTCATACCTTTATATACAGAAAAAAAAGAAAAATTGGGTGTAGATAAAGCTAATGAATTTGTTTATTCTATTATAACATTAGTCTTCAACTTTACCGTTTGTATATCCCTTTTAACAATAATATTTTCAAGACCTATATTAAAATATATAATTGGTTTTCATAATGATTCTAGAATGGAAACTGCCAATATACTATTAAAAATTATGGCATCTTATCTAATATTCATAGCTTTATCTGGAGTATTAGCTTCTTTTTTAAATAATTATAAGAAATTTTTCATTTCAACATTAACAGGAGTTGTATTCAACTTAACTATTATAATTGGTACTATATTATCAAAATTTAAAGGTGGAATATATACCTTAGCAATTTCATTTTTAATATCAGGTATATTACAATTTGTAATTCAAGTTCCAAGCTTTATAAAAATAATCAAAAATGTTAAATTAAAAATTGATTTTAATGATATATATGTAAAAAATTTCTTTAAATTAATGATACCTACATTAATTGGTATATTTGGGTATCAAATTAATGAAATTGTCGATACAAATTTTGCATCATCACTTAAAATTGGAACTATAAGTGCTATAAACTATGCAAGTAGACTATATTTATTACCTGTTGGAATATTTGCAATTTCTTTATCTGTCGTTATATTTCCACAATTGTCAAGTGCAGTTGTCAAAAAAAATAAAAAAGCAGAACTATTACTATTTACTAGAGGACTTAATTTACTTACTTTTTTAATTATTCCATCTGTAATTGGATTATTTTTTTATTCAAAAGATATAATAACTTTAATATTTGGAAGTGGTAAATTAGGCAAAGAAGGAATACAAATTACTACAGAAATACTTAAATGTTATGCCTTAGGATTAGTGTTTTTTTCGACAAATCACTTACTTACAAGGACACATTATGTTCACAAAAATAGAAAATTACCTGTAATTGCATCTTTTGTTGCAATAGGTTTAAATATATTACTTGACTATTTACTATATAAAAAATATACACATATAGGTTTAACATTAGCTACATCAATTTCAGCAATGTTAAATTATCTAATTTTACTTACATCAATTAAAATAAAATATGTTGATTATAATATATTAAAATATTTATTTTTTATTGTTAAATCGTTAATTGCATCTTTTGTTTGCTTATTTGTGTCATCATATTTTTCAAATATAATAATAAAATTATTAGTATTTTCGACTGTTTATTTTATTTTATGGTCATACCCATTATATAAGAAAAAAATCAACATTTTTGATTAA
- a CDS encoding pilus assembly FimT family protein — MKRKNKGFTLTEIIIVLFLVSVAYLFTTRLLEYFNEIRAFRTRVKIVNAINYIQNKAIYENKGYEINFNLSNKKIKYIDNVITLDNKFDYITKNKSNDFTRYTTKYGNFDKGFTIQIKRKNKLYYNIIVDTTNALNVPIVKVSK, encoded by the coding sequence ATGAAAAGAAAAAACAAAGGATTTACATTGACAGAAATTATAATAGTCTTATTTTTAGTTTCTGTAGCATACTTGTTTACTACACGATTACTTGAATATTTTAATGAAATAAGAGCATTTAGAACTAGAGTTAAAATTGTGAATGCAATAAACTACATACAAAACAAAGCAATATATGAAAATAAAGGATATGAAATTAACTTTAATCTAAGTAATAAAAAAATAAAGTATATAGATAATGTGATAACATTAGATAATAAATTTGATTATATAACAAAAAATAAAAGTAATGATTTTACAAGATATACTACAAAATATGGAAATTTTGACAAGGGATTTACAATACAAATAAAAAGAAAAAATAAGTTGTATTATAACATAATTGTTGATACAACTAACGCATTAAATGTCCCAATAGTTAAGGTGTCAAAATGA
- a CDS encoding segregation and condensation protein A codes for MINIKIDNFEGPLDLLLHLIDIKKMNIKNIVISNIINEYLEIIKTHEKNNFKFKVEFLQMASELLEIKAYSVLKSEKNKEKLVDLERRILEYKIFKELSAELSKTENEKYIRFTRKNINTNDDDEIIHDNSILNIENLQLCLNNIFNKLNKKNEYSIKIDIEEEYTVENAKNEIQILDKNTVYSFSSLLNGKFSKARIVSFFMAILELYKNNEIEIIIDNTDFYITKERKQNV; via the coding sequence ATGATAAATATTAAAATTGACAATTTTGAAGGTCCATTAGATTTATTACTACATCTTATTGACATAAAAAAGATGAATATAAAAAATATTGTTATCAGTAATATAATCAATGAATATCTGGAAATTATAAAAACTCATGAAAAAAATAATTTTAAATTTAAAGTTGAATTTTTACAAATGGCATCCGAATTACTTGAAATTAAAGCATATTCTGTATTAAAGAGTGAAAAAAATAAGGAAAAACTTGTTGATTTGGAAAGAAGAATACTTGAATATAAAATATTTAAAGAATTGTCAGCAGAACTTTCAAAAACAGAAAATGAAAAGTACATTAGATTTACAAGAAAAAATATAAATACTAATGATGACGATGAAATTATACATGATAATTCAATACTAAATATAGAAAATTTGCAATTATGTTTAAATAACATATTTAATAAATTAAATAAAAAAAATGAATATAGTATAAAAATTGACATCGAAGAAGAATATACAGTTGAGAATGCAAAAAATGAAATACAAATTTTAGATAAGAACACAGTATACAGCTTCAGTTCATTGCTTAACGGAAAATTTAGTAAAGCCAGAATAGTTTCATTTTTCATGGCAATACTTGAATTATATAAAAATAACGAAATTGAAATTATAATCGATAATACTGATTTTTATATCACTAAGGAGAGAAAACAGAATGTTTAA
- a CDS encoding bifunctional riboflavin kinase/FAD synthetase translates to MQVIENNNVVILGNFDGVHIGHKKLINEAIIYAKKNKLKTLIYIFENFPYKNKVITTLEEKITILKDLGIDEIYLDDFNVIKNLNEIEFVNNILKQKLNAKIVFCGFNYTFGHNKSGNANKLKELIETNIIEEVKLKGITVSSTLIRNLILSGYMETASKFLGRPYNCSGIVVKGKQIGRTIGFPTANILPEENKIYPPYGAYGTTVRIEGMDKTYQSIMNIGKNPTIDNKNRVTIETNIFDFNSNIYGKKIKVILHKRLRCEKKFDSLIQLKEQIYLDTLGWRMINDKY, encoded by the coding sequence GTGCAAGTAATTGAAAATAATAATGTTGTTATATTAGGAAATTTTGATGGCGTACATATAGGTCATAAAAAATTAATAAACGAAGCAATCATATATGCAAAAAAGAATAAGTTAAAAACATTAATATATATATTTGAAAATTTTCCATATAAAAATAAAGTGATTACGACTTTAGAAGAAAAAATAACAATTTTAAAGGATTTAGGAATAGATGAAATATATTTAGATGATTTTAATGTTATAAAAAACTTAAATGAAATTGAATTTGTAAATAACATATTAAAACAAAAATTAAATGCTAAGATAGTATTTTGCGGTTTTAATTACACATTTGGTCATAATAAGTCAGGAAATGCAAATAAACTTAAAGAATTAATAGAAACTAATATAATTGAAGAGGTTAAACTTAAAGGAATTACCGTATCTAGTACATTAATTAGAAATTTAATTTTATCTGGCTACATGGAAACAGCTTCTAAATTTTTAGGGAGACCGTATAATTGTAGCGGCATAGTTGTTAAAGGAAAACAAATTGGTAGAACAATAGGTTTTCCAACTGCAAATATATTACCTGAAGAAAATAAAATATATCCTCCATACGGAGCTTATGGAACAACAGTTAGAATAGAAGGCATGGATAAAACTTATCAAAGTATAATGAATATTGGAAAAAATCCCACTATAGATAATAAAAATAGAGTAACTATTGAAACAAATATATTTGATTTTAATTCTAATATTTATGGAAAAAAAATTAAAGTTATTTTACATAAAAGACTCAGATGTGAGAAAAAATTTGACTCACTAATTCAATTAAAAGAACAAATATATCTTGATACACTTGGTTGGAGAATGATTAATGATAAATATTAA